DNA sequence from the Stenotrophomonas sp. 24(2023) genome:
CCTCGCCATGCCCATACACCGCCAGGATGCCGTTCAGGCCACGCAGTTCGCGGCCGATGGCCGCGCTGCGGTCCGGTGCAGCCGACGCCAGCGTGTCGATCTGCGCCGGTGTCCACGCGGCCGCCTCCAGCGTGCACGCCACCTGCTGCCCACACCGGGCCAGCTGCTGCCGGCGCTGGGCCAGCACCCCGCGTGCGGCGGCCGGCAGCGTGTCCGGCTGCAGCTGCAGCAGCGTGGGGAACAGGCGCCCGGCCAGGGCCGCACTGCTGCGGTCCTGGGCGGTGGCCTGCAGCGAAAGCGCGCTGCCCAGCAGCAGCGCGAGCATCGTTGCCACAGGTACCCGCATCACCAGCTCCGGCTGACCATCAGGCGGAAGTTGCGGCCGAACAGCGGGCGCCCGTAGATGGCTTCGGCCGACCCCTGGCCGGCCAGCGCATCGGTGCGGGTGTTGCCTTCGGTCAGGCCCTTTTCGTTGGTCAGGTTGTCGCCCACCAGCTGCGCACCCCAGTTGCCGCGCTTCCAGGACACGCCCAGGCCCAGGGTCTGGTAGGCCGGCAGCGCGGTCTGGTTGAACAGGTCGACGTAGGACTTGCCGACGAAGTCGTAACGCAGCCAGGTCTCGAATGCGTTGTCGCCCACGGTGAAGTTCACGCTCGGGCGCAGGTTGCCGTACAGCTTCGGCTCGCGCACGATCTGCTTGCCGTTGACCGCTGCCGGGTCGGCACCGGAATCATTCTGCAGGTCCTTGTACTGCGGGTCGCTGGCGGTGACCGCACCGGACACGCTGAACCAGTCGGTGGCGCGGAACATGCCATCCAGCTCGACACCCTTGGACACGGCGGTGCCGATGAACGGCACCGACTGGTCGTTGCGGCCGGTGACCGGGTTGAACGCCACGAACGAAGCATTGAGCGGATCGAACTTGGTGTAGAACGCGGTCAGGTACAGGTAGGAGCGGCCGTAGGCGGCCTTCAGGCCCAGCTCGTACTGGTCCAGCTTGGTGGTGACGATGGTTGGGTCGATGCTGCGTGCCACCGAGGAGTTGGGCACCACCTCCATGTGCGAGGCGCGTGCATAGGCACCGATCGCGCTGGTCAGGTCGTAGTTGGCGCCGATCGTCCAGTTGGTCGCCTTCGGGCTCAGTTCGTGGTTCTGCACCACGCCGGTGAAGCGGCGCGTGGTGTTGTCGGCCAGCGTGGTCGGATCGCCCAGGTTGGCCTGCGCGGTCTGCTCGGCATAGCCCTGGTAGTGGTAGCGCTCATGGCGGATGCCGGCGTCGATCTTCAGGCGGTCGGTGATCGTCCAGGTGTCGTTGGCGTACACGGCGAACATGCGTGCATCCACTTCGCCGCGGTTGAGCGTGGTGGTGTAGCGCAGGGTGCCCTTGTCGGTGACATAGCCCAGCGGATTGCCGTTGGCATCGTAGGCCACCAGGTCCAGCAGGTCCGGCTTGCCACGCACCTGCAGCAGCATGTCCTGGTAGACGTTCAGCGCGGTGCTGCCGAAGAAGGCGGTGTACACGCCCACGTTGAGGTCATGGGTGCCCATGCCCGTTTCGAACAGGCGCGTGGCGCTCAGGTCGGCCTGGCCGGAATAGAAATCCGAATCGGCCGCGCGGTACTGCGCCGACATCACCAGCCCGGAATCGGTATTGGGGTTGTATACCGACGCACCGTTGCTTCCGGCCAGTGCGTAGCCCATCCTTGCCACGCCCGGACCGAAGGCGGCGCGCGCTGCATTGAGGTAGCTGTTGGCAAAGGTGGTGCCATCGACCGGGTTGGTGGTCGAGTACAGCGCATCGAAGGTGTTGCGGCCCTTGGTGTAGCCGGACTTGAACGAGATGGTCCAGTCGCTGGCGCTGTTCTCGTACTGGAAGCCGACGTTGCCGAAACGCATGTGGCGGCCATCGGCCAGGTCGCGGTTCATGCTCTGCAGCGCACCGGCGCCGTCGAGGTACTTCAGGTTCACGCTGCGCAGCGCGGGCGAATTGAGGGTGCCGGTGAAGTAGTTGATGTACGGGTCCAGCGACACGTTCGGGTTACGCGGGTCGGCCACCGGAATCGGCAGGTAGAACGTGTTGTGGTCATCGACGAAGGTGCCGCTGACCTTGAACCAGCTGGTGTCGTCGAAGTAGTGCTTGATGTTGCCGCGGATCTGCCCGCCCTTGTCATTGGGGAAGCCGTTGTCGCGGTAGCCGTCGTGTTCGCGCAGGAAGCCGCCGACCGCGTAGAAGGTGTCCTTGCCCAGTGCGCCGGACTGGTACATCTCGCCGCGGTACAGGCCGGTGTCGCCCACCGTCACCTGCGCCTTGCCCTGGGTCTGTTCGGAGCCTTCGGCCAGGATGTTGTTGACGATCGCACCGCCGCTGCTGGCATAGATCGGCGCCGGGCCACCGCGCACCACTTCCACGCGCTGGTTCATCACGTCGATGCGGTTCATGCCATCGCCGGAGTTGAAGAAGTTGCCGTCCAGCTCGTGGTACAGCGGCAGGCCATCCTGCTGGAAGGCGATGAAGCCGCGGTCGGTGGGGATACCGCGCAGGCGGGTGATGTTCTGCACTTCGCCGCCGGTGGCTTCCACGTGGATGCCGGGCACGCTGCCGAGCAGGTCGGCATAGCTCTTCGGGGCCAGCTTCTGCACGTCCTCGCGGGTCAGCGAGTTGACCGCGTAGGAGGCATCGAAGCGGCGCTGGGTGCGTGCGGCGCCGGTGACGACCACGGTGTCCAGGGTGGCGGCATCGCTGCTGCCCTTGGCGTCCTGGCGGGACGAGGCCGGCGCGGCGGCCGGGGCTTCTGCGGCGGCGGCGGCCGCGCCATGCAGGGAGGCGAGCGCCAGGGAGATCCCCAGCACCAGGCGGTTCATGTTCATCGGGAGGGCTACCGTACGGAGGGTGGAAGGGGCTGACGGCGCACGGTAGGCCCCGTTCGTGACGGAATTGTTTACTTCTGCGGAAATAAACAATTAAAGCCGGCGGCCCGCCAGATCCTGCACGGTGCGGGCGGCCTACCCGATCCCGTCCGCGCCCAGCTGGTGGATCGGCAGCAGGGCGGCACCGACGGCCACCGCTGAGCCGCCCAGCCGCGAAACATGCACCACCGGGTGGCGCAGGATGTCCAGCGCACTGCTCCAGCGCGCCGGCTGCAGGTGCTGGCCGACGGCTTCCAGCACCGGCCGTGGCAGCGAACCGGACAGGATCACCGCACCCGGGTCCAGCCAGGCCACGCCGGTGTTGGCGGCAAACCCCAGCTGCTCGCCGGCGCGCGCGGCCCACGCCTGGACCACCTCGGCATGGCGGTCCAGGTGGTGTTCCAGATCGAACAGCGAATGGATGTCCGCGCCGGCTTCACGCAGGGTGGCCAGCAGGTCGATGCCGGATGGGCGCGGGGCGGCCATGCGGAACAGGCGGCCGATATCGCCGGCATTGCCGAATTCACCGCGCATCACGTCGCGGCGGTGGATCACCCCGCCGCCCACGCCGTGGCCCAGGTACAGCAGCAGGGCCGAGGCACACTCGCCGATCAGGCCGCTGTCGTAGTACTCGGCCAGTGCGGCCAGGGTGGCATCGTTTTCCACCCATACCGGGAAGCCGAAGTAGTCCTCGTAGAAATGGTCGTTGTCGATCTCGCGCCAGCCATGCAGCCAGTCCACGGTGTGCCGGCGCGAAGGACCGGTCTGCACTGCCGGGCCCGGCACGGCAACGCCCAGGCCGAGGAAGCGCGAGCGCATCAGCCCGCTCTGCGTGGCCAGTACGCGCAGGCGCTGGTCCACCGCATGCACGAAGTCGTTCGGGTCCGGGCTGTCGAACGCCATCACATCGCGGGTGACGATGTGGCCGGCGAAATCGACCAGGGCGATTTCCAGCCAGCCCGGGTGCACCGTGGCGCCGGCGGCGTAGCCGGCCTTGCCCGACAGCGCCAGTGGCACCGAGGGACGCCCGCGCTGGCCGGCCAGCACCTGGCCGCGTTCTTCCACCACGTCCAGCATCAGCAGCTCGCGGGTCAACCGGGTCAGCGCGCCGTTGTGCATGCCCAGCTGCTGGGCGATGGTGATGCGCGGGGTCGGTCCCAGCGTGCGCAGCAGCCAGATGATCCGCTTGTGGTCGGTGTCCAGGGTGATCAGCGGGCGGCGCGTGGCGCTGATGGGCGGGGAAGCAACGCTCATGGCCGTCCCCCGGGCAGCCACGGCGCGCGCGCCTGCCCCCGCCGCGCGTCCAGTGCCAGTGCGGCGATGGACAGCATGCCGCCGCTGATGGTGAGCAGCAGCACCGTGTCCAGTGCGCCGGCATGACGGGCCTCGGCGGCGGCCAGCACCTGCCCCAGCAGCAGCGAGGACAGCGCAATGGACAGCTTCATGGTGCCGGTCAGCAGCGCAAAGCAGGTCAGGTCGTCATGGCGCCCGGTCCGCGCGGCGTGATGGCGGGCGATCAGCGCCGTGCGTCGCCACAGGATCAGCCCGACCCCGGCCAGGCACACCCCGTACCCGGCCGCGCAGGTGATCGCCAGCGCGGCCGGTGGCTGCGCCAGCAGCAGGCCGACGCAGCCCCAGCCGGCCACGGTCTGCACGATGATGGTGCGCAGTTCGCTGCCCAGCGACCGTTGCATGCCGGTGGTGATCCACGGGGCCAGCACCATGCCGGCGACCATCGCGAAGGTCAGCGCAGCGCCGTTGGCGATGAACGGGAACACACGCCCGGCCAGGCCGGTCAGCGCAGTCTCGGCGGCGATGGCCACCAGCACCGGCCCCAGCGCGGCCATCGGCAGGGCGACGCTGCGGCCATGCGCGCGGGCCATGGCCAGTGGCGGTGCGCGCCAGCAGGCCAGCGGAACCGCTGCCAGCAGCACCAGTGCGCCGATCGCCAGGCTGATCCGCCACTCGTTGCCGGCCTGTGCGGGCCCGGCATCGCCCACCACGGCAAACAGGGCGGCCGCGATGCACAGCTTGGACGCCGGCACGACCCGTGCCCGGTTGGTCACGTAGCGCTCGGCATCGGCGTCGTCGGCCGGCAGCAGCGAGGTCAGTGCGTTCTGCGCGACATCGAATACGGCATAGCAGGTGCGGAACAACAGCGATGCTGCCAGCAACCAGGCCAGGCGCTCTTCGCCACCGCTGGCCAGGGCGGGGTGGAACAGCAGGCAGGCGCTGGCCGCGGTGCCTGCTCCCCCGGCCAGCTGCAGGCGCAGGGCGGTGCGGCGCTGGTCACGCACGGCGGTGAACAGTGCGGCCAGCAGCAGGTCCAGGACGGCGCTGTAGGCCAGCGAAACAAACAGCAGTTGCCCGGTCTGGGCCGCCGGCAGGCCCAACCGGGCGTGCAGGTAATAGCCCAGCGCCAGATCGGTGAACGACCAGGACAGGGTGCGGGCGAAATGGCCGGCGGCATGGAGCCGGCGGGGCAGGGCGGGGGCAGCCGGGGGCATGGCACGCAGGGAAGGGGCCGGGTCCGCCCCTTGTACTACCGCTTCGTTACAGCTTGCCGTCGCGCAGGTAGTCGAACAGTTCCGCGTCGCCCTTCAGGCCCAGCTTCTGCATGGCATCGCCTTTCTGGCGGCTGATGGTGCTCACGCTCTTGTGCAGCTGCAGCGAAATCTCCTTGACCGTCATCCCGGTGCCCAGCAGGCGCAGCACCTCCACCTCGCGTGGCGACAACGGCCGGCCTTCCTCCTCGGCGATGCGCTCGCTGCCGGCGGCGTCCACGCGCTCCTTCAGCGTCCGGCTGAGGTAGGACTGGCCGCGCTGCACGCTCTGGATCGCCTGGGGCAGTTCGTCCATCGACGATCCCTTGTCCACCAGGCCCAGCACGCCGGCCTCGCGCACCATGCGCAGGATCGCCAGGTTGCTCGACACGCTGAGCATCACGATCGGCAGGTCCGGGTGGCGGCGGCGGATCATGCCGATCATCGCAAAGCCGTCGGCCTGCGGGCTGCCGGGCATGGAATAGTCGGTGACCAGCAGGTCGCAGGGCTGGCTGGCCAGCAGCTGGATCAGGGCCTGTGCGTCGCCGGCTTCGGCCACCACCCGGCCTACGCCGCTGGATTCGATCACGGAACGGGTCCCGATGCGGACCACGGGATGATCGTCGGCGATGATGATGCGTAGAGTCATGGACTAGTATGGTTCGGCC
Encoded proteins:
- a CDS encoding TonB-dependent receptor yields the protein MNMNRLVLGISLALASLHGAAAAAAEAPAAAPASSRQDAKGSSDAATLDTVVVTGAARTQRRFDASYAVNSLTREDVQKLAPKSYADLLGSVPGIHVEATGGEVQNITRLRGIPTDRGFIAFQQDGLPLYHELDGNFFNSGDGMNRIDVMNQRVEVVRGGPAPIYASSGGAIVNNILAEGSEQTQGKAQVTVGDTGLYRGEMYQSGALGKDTFYAVGGFLREHDGYRDNGFPNDKGGQIRGNIKHYFDDTSWFKVSGTFVDDHNTFYLPIPVADPRNPNVSLDPYINYFTGTLNSPALRSVNLKYLDGAGALQSMNRDLADGRHMRFGNVGFQYENSASDWTISFKSGYTKGRNTFDALYSTTNPVDGTTFANSYLNAARAAFGPGVARMGYALAGSNGASVYNPNTDSGLVMSAQYRAADSDFYSGQADLSATRLFETGMGTHDLNVGVYTAFFGSTALNVYQDMLLQVRGKPDLLDLVAYDANGNPLGYVTDKGTLRYTTTLNRGEVDARMFAVYANDTWTITDRLKIDAGIRHERYHYQGYAEQTAQANLGDPTTLADNTTRRFTGVVQNHELSPKATNWTIGANYDLTSAIGAYARASHMEVVPNSSVARSIDPTIVTTKLDQYELGLKAAYGRSYLYLTAFYTKFDPLNASFVAFNPVTGRNDQSVPFIGTAVSKGVELDGMFRATDWFSVSGAVTASDPQYKDLQNDSGADPAAVNGKQIVREPKLYGNLRPSVNFTVGDNAFETWLRYDFVGKSYVDLFNQTALPAYQTLGLGVSWKRGNWGAQLVGDNLTNEKGLTEGNTRTDALAGQGSAEAIYGRPLFGRNFRLMVSRSW
- a CDS encoding ROK family protein, which translates into the protein MSVASPPISATRRPLITLDTDHKRIIWLLRTLGPTPRITIAQQLGMHNGALTRLTRELLMLDVVEERGQVLAGQRGRPSVPLALSGKAGYAAGATVHPGWLEIALVDFAGHIVTRDVMAFDSPDPNDFVHAVDQRLRVLATQSGLMRSRFLGLGVAVPGPAVQTGPSRRHTVDWLHGWREIDNDHFYEDYFGFPVWVENDATLAALAEYYDSGLIGECASALLLYLGHGVGGGVIHRRDVMRGEFGNAGDIGRLFRMAAPRPSGIDLLATLREAGADIHSLFDLEHHLDRHAEVVQAWAARAGEQLGFAANTGVAWLDPGAVILSGSLPRPVLEAVGQHLQPARWSSALDILRHPVVHVSRLGGSAVAVGAALLPIHQLGADGIG
- a CDS encoding MFS transporter — protein: MPPAAPALPRRLHAAGHFARTLSWSFTDLALGYYLHARLGLPAAQTGQLLFVSLAYSAVLDLLLAALFTAVRDQRRTALRLQLAGGAGTAASACLLFHPALASGGEERLAWLLAASLLFRTCYAVFDVAQNALTSLLPADDADAERYVTNRARVVPASKLCIAAALFAVVGDAGPAQAGNEWRISLAIGALVLLAAVPLACWRAPPLAMARAHGRSVALPMAALGPVLVAIAAETALTGLAGRVFPFIANGAALTFAMVAGMVLAPWITTGMQRSLGSELRTIIVQTVAGWGCVGLLLAQPPAALAITCAAGYGVCLAGVGLILWRRTALIARHHAARTGRHDDLTCFALLTGTMKLSIALSSLLLGQVLAAAEARHAGALDTVLLLTISGGMLSIAALALDARRGQARAPWLPGGRP
- a CDS encoding response regulator transcription factor; its protein translation is MTLRIIIADDHPVVRIGTRSVIESSGVGRVVAEAGDAQALIQLLASQPCDLLVTDYSMPGSPQADGFAMIGMIRRRHPDLPIVMLSVSSNLAILRMVREAGVLGLVDKGSSMDELPQAIQSVQRGQSYLSRTLKERVDAAGSERIAEEEGRPLSPREVEVLRLLGTGMTVKEISLQLHKSVSTISRQKGDAMQKLGLKGDAELFDYLRDGKL